One genomic region from Neoarius graeffei isolate fNeoGra1 chromosome 4, fNeoGra1.pri, whole genome shotgun sequence encodes:
- the LOC132884781 gene encoding acetylcholine receptor subunit alpha-like isoform X2, producing the protein MNRAGVCLIAGIFLLLVGPGPGQCSPDETRLVKNLFKGYNKVVRPVSHFSDAVVVTVGLQLIQLISVDEVNQIVTSNVRVKQQWKDVNLNWNPDEYGGIKKIRIPSSDIWKPDLVLYNNADGDFTIVHETKVLLEHTGSITWNPPAIFKSYCEIVVVYFPFDLQNCSMKLGIWTYDGNLVVINPDNDRPDLSNFMESGEWVMKDYQSWKHCVRYACCLETPYLDITYHFLMLRLPLYFIVNVIIPCMLFSFLTGLVFYLPTDSGEKMTLSISVLLSLTVFLLVIVELIPSTSSAVPLIGKYMLFTMILVITSIIITVFVINMHHRSPSTHTMPPWVRKIFIDTIPNFMFFSSMKRPSRERKGRQPFPADFDISDISGKPMPTSVTFHSPIIKNPDVQSAIEGVKYIAETMRGDEESNNAIEEWKFVAMVLDHILLCLFMVVCIIGTIGVFAGRLIELNML; encoded by the exons ATGAATCGTGCAGGAGTGTGTCTGATTGCTGGGATTTTTCTTCTTCTAGTCG GCCCAGGTCCaggtcagtgttctcctgatgagacGAGACTGGTAAAGAATCTGTTTAAAGGTTATAACAAGGTGGTCCGGCCTGTCAGCCATTTCAGCGACGCTGTGGTGGTGACTGTCGGGCTGCAGCTCATTCAGCTCATCAGTGTG GATGAAGTTAATCAGATCGTCACCAGTAACGTGCGTGTCAAGcag CAATGGAAGGACGTGAACCTGAACTGGAATCCGGACGAATACGGAGGAATCAAGAAGATTCGAATTCCCTCCTCCGATATCTGGAAACCAGATTTAGTGCTTTATAACAA CGCTGATGGAGACTTCACCATCGTGCACGAGACAAAAGTCTTGCTGGAACACACTGGGTCGATCACGTGGAATCCTCCAGCCATCTTTAAGAGCTACTGTGAGATTGTTGTAGTTTACTTCCCTTTTGACCTGCAGAACTGCAGCATGAAGCTCGGGATATGGACCTACGACGGCAATCTGGTTGTCATCAACccg gacaacGACCGTCCAGACCTTAGTAACTTCATGGAGAGCGGCGAGTGGGTGATGAAGGACTACCAGAGCTGGAAACACTGCGTTCGTTATGCGTGTTGCCTAGAGACACCGTATCTGGACATCACCTATCACTTCCTGATGCTGAGATTGCCACTGTACTTCATCGTGAACGTCATCATCCCCTGTATGCTCTTCTCCTTCCTCACTGGCCTCGTCTTCTACCTGCCCACCGACTCCG GTGAGAAGATGACCCTCAGTATCTCTGTCCTGTTGTCTCTCACTGTGTTCCTCCTGGTGATCGTCGAGCTGATCCCGTCCACCTCCAGCGCTGTCCCGCTCATCGGCAAATACATGCTCTTCACCATGATCCTCGTCATCACCTCCATCATCATCACCGTCTTCGTCATCAACATGCACCACCGCTCACCCAGCACACATACCATGCCTCCCTGGGTCCGCAAG ATCTTCATCGATACCATTCCGAACTTCATGTTCTTCTCCTCCATGAAGCGGCCGTCTCGGGAGCGGAAGGGCAGGCAACCTTTTCCTGCCGACTTTGACATCTCTGATATCTCTGGAAAACCCATGCCCACTTCCGTCACGTTTCATTCGCCCATCATCAAGAACCCGGACGTGCAGAGCGCCATTGAGGGTGTCAAATACATCGCCGAGACCATGAGGGGTGACGAAGAATCCAACAAT GCTATTGAGGAGTGGAAGTTCGTGGCCATGGTGCTGGATCACATTCTGCTCTGCTTATTCATGGTCGTGTGTATCATCGGGACAATAGGAGTCTTCGCCGGACGCCTCATAGAACTCAACATGTTGTAA
- the LOC132884781 gene encoding acetylcholine receptor subunit alpha-like isoform X1, producing MGEESWERAAMCHMPPVSNSGPGPGQCSPDETRLVKNLFKGYNKVVRPVSHFSDAVVVTVGLQLIQLISVDEVNQIVTSNVRVKQQWKDVNLNWNPDEYGGIKKIRIPSSDIWKPDLVLYNNADGDFTIVHETKVLLEHTGSITWNPPAIFKSYCEIVVVYFPFDLQNCSMKLGIWTYDGNLVVINPDNDRPDLSNFMESGEWVMKDYQSWKHCVRYACCLETPYLDITYHFLMLRLPLYFIVNVIIPCMLFSFLTGLVFYLPTDSGEKMTLSISVLLSLTVFLLVIVELIPSTSSAVPLIGKYMLFTMILVITSIIITVFVINMHHRSPSTHTMPPWVRKIFIDTIPNFMFFSSMKRPSRERKGRQPFPADFDISDISGKPMPTSVTFHSPIIKNPDVQSAIEGVKYIAETMRGDEESNNAIEEWKFVAMVLDHILLCLFMVVCIIGTIGVFAGRLIELNML from the exons ATGGGCGAGGAATCCTGGGAACGCGCCGCTATGTGCCACATGCCTCCTGTTTCTAATTCTG GCCCAGGTCCaggtcagtgttctcctgatgagacGAGACTGGTAAAGAATCTGTTTAAAGGTTATAACAAGGTGGTCCGGCCTGTCAGCCATTTCAGCGACGCTGTGGTGGTGACTGTCGGGCTGCAGCTCATTCAGCTCATCAGTGTG GATGAAGTTAATCAGATCGTCACCAGTAACGTGCGTGTCAAGcag CAATGGAAGGACGTGAACCTGAACTGGAATCCGGACGAATACGGAGGAATCAAGAAGATTCGAATTCCCTCCTCCGATATCTGGAAACCAGATTTAGTGCTTTATAACAA CGCTGATGGAGACTTCACCATCGTGCACGAGACAAAAGTCTTGCTGGAACACACTGGGTCGATCACGTGGAATCCTCCAGCCATCTTTAAGAGCTACTGTGAGATTGTTGTAGTTTACTTCCCTTTTGACCTGCAGAACTGCAGCATGAAGCTCGGGATATGGACCTACGACGGCAATCTGGTTGTCATCAACccg gacaacGACCGTCCAGACCTTAGTAACTTCATGGAGAGCGGCGAGTGGGTGATGAAGGACTACCAGAGCTGGAAACACTGCGTTCGTTATGCGTGTTGCCTAGAGACACCGTATCTGGACATCACCTATCACTTCCTGATGCTGAGATTGCCACTGTACTTCATCGTGAACGTCATCATCCCCTGTATGCTCTTCTCCTTCCTCACTGGCCTCGTCTTCTACCTGCCCACCGACTCCG GTGAGAAGATGACCCTCAGTATCTCTGTCCTGTTGTCTCTCACTGTGTTCCTCCTGGTGATCGTCGAGCTGATCCCGTCCACCTCCAGCGCTGTCCCGCTCATCGGCAAATACATGCTCTTCACCATGATCCTCGTCATCACCTCCATCATCATCACCGTCTTCGTCATCAACATGCACCACCGCTCACCCAGCACACATACCATGCCTCCCTGGGTCCGCAAG ATCTTCATCGATACCATTCCGAACTTCATGTTCTTCTCCTCCATGAAGCGGCCGTCTCGGGAGCGGAAGGGCAGGCAACCTTTTCCTGCCGACTTTGACATCTCTGATATCTCTGGAAAACCCATGCCCACTTCCGTCACGTTTCATTCGCCCATCATCAAGAACCCGGACGTGCAGAGCGCCATTGAGGGTGTCAAATACATCGCCGAGACCATGAGGGGTGACGAAGAATCCAACAAT GCTATTGAGGAGTGGAAGTTCGTGGCCATGGTGCTGGATCACATTCTGCTCTGCTTATTCATGGTCGTGTGTATCATCGGGACAATAGGAGTCTTCGCCGGACGCCTCATAGAACTCAACATGTTGTAA